Proteins co-encoded in one Deinococcus betulae genomic window:
- a CDS encoding sensor histidine kinase: MTPGAGLYSARVAWRHSLRFRLALTYSALALALIALMTLGVVLLLLGSMERQFVDRLNERADTLAGAFTNTGGGLGSSAGGAGAYTLVVNPAGQVTYASPALRDYQDTGYVFGDLARVPVQNTTVRAVKRKAGDYGTLWVGLPEDDLLAARQSALSALLLALIVAPAVLLLTGWWVGRQALTGLEAAANLADRIDPTHSLSPLPLPAREDEVHRLLAAINRLLVRIEAGQAREKQLLGQIVHELGAPLTVLKASLKRAEDRTGDAEVARAALVADELTFTTQDLMQLARGQLELKLAWHYIPARTLQGRLDRLVPGTQFLGNWAGGILCDPDRLTQALRNLLANGRRAAGPEGTVTITLAETSEQVTFTVQDSGPGLPPELGEQIFEPFVSGAGSSGLGLSVSRQIARMHGGDLSGTNSPQGGAVFTLTIPGAALGDEDD, encoded by the coding sequence CTGACGCCCGGCGCCGGGCTGTATTCGGCGCGGGTGGCCTGGCGCCACTCGCTGCGCTTTCGGCTGGCCCTGACCTACAGCGCGCTGGCCCTGGCCCTGATTGCGCTGATGACCCTGGGCGTGGTCCTGCTGCTGCTGGGCAGCATGGAGCGGCAGTTTGTGGACCGCCTGAACGAGCGGGCCGACACGCTGGCCGGGGCCTTTACCAACACCGGGGGGGGCCTGGGCAGCAGCGCCGGGGGAGCTGGAGCCTACACCCTGGTGGTGAACCCGGCCGGGCAGGTCACCTACGCCAGCCCGGCGCTGCGCGACTATCAGGACACCGGCTACGTGTTTGGCGACCTGGCCCGCGTCCCCGTTCAGAACACGACTGTGCGCGCGGTCAAGCGCAAGGCCGGCGACTACGGCACCCTCTGGGTGGGTCTGCCCGAAGACGACCTGCTGGCCGCCCGCCAGAGCGCCCTGAGTGCCCTCCTCCTGGCCCTGATTGTCGCCCCCGCAGTGCTGCTGCTGACCGGGTGGTGGGTGGGGCGGCAGGCGCTGACCGGCCTGGAAGCGGCGGCCAACCTCGCAGACCGCATTGACCCCACCCACAGCCTGAGCCCTCTGCCGCTGCCTGCTAGGGAGGACGAGGTGCACCGCCTGCTGGCGGCCATCAACCGCCTGCTGGTCCGCATTGAGGCTGGGCAGGCCCGCGAGAAGCAGTTGCTGGGCCAGATTGTGCATGAGCTAGGCGCACCACTGACCGTCCTGAAAGCCAGCCTGAAGCGCGCCGAAGACCGCACCGGCGACGCCGAGGTGGCCCGCGCCGCCCTGGTGGCCGACGAGCTGACCTTTACCACCCAGGACCTGATGCAGCTGGCGCGCGGTCAACTGGAACTGAAACTGGCCTGGCACTACATCCCGGCGCGTACCCTGCAAGGGCGCCTGGACCGGCTGGTGCCGGGCACGCAGTTTCTGGGGAACTGGGCGGGCGGCATTCTGTGTGACCCCGACCGGCTGACCCAGGCGCTGCGCAACCTCCTGGCTAACGGGCGGCGCGCTGCCGGGCCAGAAGGAACCGTGACCATCACGCTGGCCGAAACGTCCGAGCAGGTTACGTTTACCGTACAGGACAGCGGCCCTGGGCTCCCGCCTGAACTGGGCGAGCAAATCTTTGAACCCTTTGTCAGCGGCGCGGGCAGCAGCGGCCTGGGCCTCAGCGTGTCGCGCCAGATTGCCCGCATGCACGGTGGAGACCTGAGCGGAACCAACAGCCCGCAGGGCGGCGCTGTGTTTACCCTGACCATTCCGGGCGCGGCGCTGGGCGACGAGGACGACTAG
- a CDS encoding response regulator transcription factor: protein MLAQILIVEDDPHLGPLLKEYLSADYQVQHAATLKDAQAWLGTHTAQLILLDLNLPDGDGLDLVQALRQYSSTPVLVLSARSGVQERVAGLNAGADDYLTKPFAMPELDARITALLRRTAAGTGVNLGNTSLSTSSLLMTVNDKNVNLTEHEARILELMMRTPERVFSRADIESHLYGWETPNSNSVEVRISQLRKKLEHADSDLRIRTIRNVGYVLQA, encoded by the coding sequence ATGCTGGCTCAGATTCTGATTGTTGAAGACGACCCGCACCTGGGGCCGCTGCTCAAGGAGTACCTGTCGGCCGACTATCAGGTGCAGCACGCCGCCACCCTGAAAGACGCGCAGGCGTGGCTGGGGACCCACACCGCCCAGCTGATTCTGCTGGATCTCAACCTGCCCGACGGCGACGGCCTGGACCTGGTGCAGGCGCTGCGTCAGTATTCCAGTACACCCGTGCTGGTTCTGTCAGCACGCAGCGGGGTGCAAGAGCGGGTGGCGGGCCTCAATGCGGGCGCCGACGACTACCTGACCAAGCCCTTTGCGATGCCGGAACTGGATGCCCGCATCACGGCCTTGCTGCGCCGCACGGCAGCAGGCACGGGCGTCAATCTGGGCAACACCAGCCTCAGCACCAGTTCGCTGCTGATGACGGTGAACGACAAGAACGTGAACCTCACTGAACATGAGGCGCGCATTCTGGAGCTGATGATGCGCACGCCCGAGCGGGTGTTCTCGCGCGCGGACATAGAGTCGCATCTGTACGGCTGGGAAACGCCCAACAGCAACTCGGTGGAGGTCCGCATCTCGCAGCTGCGCAAGAAGCTGGAACACGCGGACAGCGACCTGCGCATCCGCACCATTCGCAACGTCGGTTACGTGCTGCAGGCCTAG
- a CDS encoding dihydrolipoamide acetyltransferase family protein, with protein sequence MKEVLLPELAESVVEGEILKWLVQEGDTIVLEQPLCEVMTDKVTVELPSPVAGVLSKRLAGEGDVVAVHAAIALIDEGGSASAAAPTPTQAIQASAGSPAAPGSALPPQAQEEREQVGGAASEGGSIVEAGHMKKGADDDSTSLFKAFASDEKIQVQGLTNRAGENLAGSGAPGTYTGGVGSILNREPAPAGRADGRVLAVPAARQLARELGLDLAQVQGSGPNGRIRVPDVLAHREQAASAQAAPSQNAPAQSAPAQAAKAGASGLPVAPVQYRTPKGYEALEDRVPLRGMRRAISTQMQASHLYTVRTLTVDEVNLTKLVEFRARVKDEAAASGVKLSYLPFIFKAVTVALRKFPSLNTSFDEATQEIVQKRYYNLGMAVATDAGLTVPVIKDVNHKSVFDLAREVTDLAGRAQAGKLQADELAGSTFSITNIGSIGALFSFPIINVPDAAILGVHSIVKRPIVNEYDEIVVAHMMYLSLSFDHRLVDGAEAARFCKEVIRLLENPDRLMLEAM encoded by the coding sequence ATGAAAGAAGTCCTGCTGCCCGAACTGGCCGAAAGCGTGGTCGAAGGCGAAATTCTCAAGTGGCTGGTCCAAGAAGGCGACACCATCGTCCTGGAACAGCCCCTGTGCGAAGTCATGACCGACAAGGTGACGGTCGAACTGCCTAGTCCTGTGGCCGGCGTGCTGAGCAAGCGCCTGGCCGGCGAGGGCGATGTGGTCGCCGTTCACGCCGCCATTGCCCTGATTGACGAGGGCGGCAGCGCCAGTGCAGCGGCCCCCACGCCCACCCAGGCGATTCAGGCGAGCGCGGGCAGCCCCGCCGCGCCCGGCAGCGCTCTGCCCCCCCAGGCCCAGGAAGAACGTGAGCAGGTGGGCGGAGCAGCCAGCGAGGGCGGCAGCATCGTGGAAGCCGGCCACATGAAAAAGGGCGCCGACGACGACTCCACCAGTCTCTTCAAGGCCTTTGCTTCGGACGAGAAGATTCAGGTGCAGGGCCTGACCAACCGCGCCGGCGAGAACCTGGCGGGCAGCGGCGCGCCGGGCACCTACACGGGCGGCGTCGGCAGCATCCTGAACCGCGAACCGGCCCCCGCCGGCCGCGCCGACGGCCGGGTGCTGGCGGTTCCCGCCGCGCGGCAACTGGCCCGCGAACTGGGCCTGGACCTGGCCCAGGTACAGGGCAGCGGCCCCAATGGCCGCATCCGCGTGCCGGACGTGCTGGCCCACCGCGAGCAGGCCGCTTCCGCTCAGGCGGCGCCGTCTCAGAACGCCCCAGCCCAGAGCGCGCCGGCTCAGGCCGCCAAAGCCGGCGCGAGCGGCCTGCCCGTTGCCCCCGTGCAGTACCGCACGCCCAAGGGCTACGAGGCCCTGGAAGACCGCGTGCCCCTGCGTGGCATGCGCCGGGCCATCAGCACCCAGATGCAGGCCAGCCACCTCTACACCGTGCGCACCCTGACGGTGGACGAGGTGAACCTGACCAAACTGGTCGAATTCCGCGCCCGCGTCAAGGACGAAGCGGCGGCTTCCGGGGTCAAGCTGTCGTACCTGCCCTTTATCTTCAAGGCCGTCACCGTGGCCCTGCGCAAATTCCCCAGCCTGAACACCTCTTTCGACGAGGCCACCCAGGAAATCGTGCAGAAGCGCTACTACAACCTCGGCATGGCGGTCGCCACCGACGCCGGCCTGACGGTGCCTGTCATCAAAGACGTGAACCACAAGAGCGTCTTTGATCTCGCCCGCGAAGTGACCGACCTGGCCGGCCGCGCGCAGGCCGGGAAGTTGCAGGCCGATGAGCTGGCGGGCAGCACCTTTTCCATCACGAACATCGGCTCGATTGGCGCGCTGTTCTCGTTCCCCATCATCAACGTGCCCGACGCCGCCATCCTGGGAGTTCACTCCATCGTGAAGCGGCCCATCGTCAATGAATACGACGAGATCGTAGTGGCTCACATGATGTACCTCAGCCTGTCGTTCGACCACCGCCTGGTGGACGGCGCCGAGGCCGCGCGCTTTTGCAAAGAAGTCATCCGCCTGCTGGAAAATCCCGACCGGCTGATGCTCGAAGCGATGTAA
- a CDS encoding alpha-ketoacid dehydrogenase subunit beta, with translation MTATQDRADQTGAGESAVTETRTINLIQAVTEAIAEEMERDSRVVLFGEDVGARGGVFMATAGLQAQFGKNRVFDTPLSEASIVGAAVGMAVRGLRPIAEIQFADYMGPGFDQIISQAAKIRYRSAGQFTAPMVIRTPSGGGVKGGHHHSQSPESYYTHTPGLKVVMPSTPYDAKGLLKAALRGEDPVIYFEPKRLYRAAKGEVPNHDYVVKLGEAAVRREGTDLSLIGYGGVMPDLERAADALAAEGVSVEVIDLRSLVPWDRDRVLTSVHKTGRAVLVSEAPRISNFMGEVAYVIQEQAFDVLTAPVGQVAGFDTPYPYVQDKVYLPGPNRIVAACVKALTY, from the coding sequence ATGACCGCCACCCAGGACAGAGCAGACCAGACCGGGGCAGGAGAGAGCGCTGTGACCGAGACCCGCACCATCAACCTGATTCAGGCTGTCACCGAAGCGATTGCCGAAGAAATGGAACGTGACAGCCGCGTGGTGCTGTTCGGCGAGGACGTGGGGGCGCGCGGCGGCGTCTTCATGGCGACCGCTGGCCTGCAGGCGCAGTTTGGCAAGAACCGCGTGTTTGACACGCCCCTGAGCGAAGCCAGCATCGTGGGCGCCGCCGTGGGCATGGCCGTGCGCGGCCTGCGTCCCATTGCCGAGATTCAGTTTGCTGACTACATGGGCCCCGGCTTCGACCAGATCATTTCTCAGGCCGCCAAGATCCGTTACCGCAGCGCGGGCCAGTTCACAGCTCCGATGGTGATCCGCACGCCCTCAGGCGGCGGCGTGAAGGGCGGGCACCACCACAGCCAGAGCCCGGAAAGCTACTACACCCACACGCCGGGCCTCAAGGTCGTCATGCCCAGCACGCCCTACGACGCCAAGGGCCTGCTGAAAGCCGCGCTGCGCGGTGAAGACCCAGTCATCTACTTTGAGCCCAAGCGGCTGTACCGCGCCGCCAAGGGCGAGGTCCCCAACCACGACTACGTGGTCAAGCTGGGCGAGGCGGCGGTGCGCCGGGAGGGCACCGACCTGTCGCTCATCGGCTACGGCGGCGTCATGCCTGACCTGGAACGCGCCGCCGACGCGCTGGCCGCCGAAGGCGTGAGCGTGGAGGTCATCGACCTGCGCTCGCTGGTGCCCTGGGACCGCGACCGCGTGCTGACCAGCGTCCACAAGACGGGCCGGGCCGTGCTGGTCAGCGAGGCGCCGCGCATCAGCAACTTCATGGGCGAGGTCGCCTACGTCATTCAGGAGCAGGCCTTTGACGTGCTCACCGCACCCGTCGGCCAGGTCGCCGGTTTCGATACACCTTATCCCTACGTGCAGGACAAGGTGTATCTGCCCGGCCCCAACCGGATTGTGGCGGCCTGCGTGAAGGCGCTGACCTACTGA
- a CDS encoding thiamine pyrophosphate-dependent dehydrogenase E1 component subunit alpha, translating to MIQPFTPEPIRYVAEDGTPVQPLPARFTPELLRELHALMIQAREFDRKLITLLRQGRTTFYAQSSGMEATQVGLARSIRVGHDWVWPYYRDHTLGLAMGVPMYELISQCLGTNSDTCRGRQMPHHFAAQAQNFVSISSSIASQVPPAAGNAMAQKYLGVDEITVCTFGDGATSEGDWHSGLNMAGAAQAPALFVCENNQWAISTSIREQTASETIHIKAKAYGMPGYYVDGNDIVAVMEVLTQVAEQIRGGGGPALVECLTYRVGSHSNADADAEKHYRTREEVEEWLGRDPITRVEKLLEHLGHPISAEERAELIARTHREVDEQVLRAEATGQPDWRIVFEDVYADLPDHLRQQEAFLRAEQTGGQA from the coding sequence ATGATTCAACCGTTCACCCCCGAACCGATTCGCTACGTCGCGGAAGACGGCACCCCGGTGCAGCCGCTGCCCGCACGGTTTACCCCCGAACTGCTGCGCGAGTTGCACGCCCTGATGATTCAGGCGCGCGAGTTCGACCGCAAGCTGATTACCCTGCTGCGCCAGGGCCGCACCACCTTCTACGCCCAGTCCAGCGGCATGGAAGCCACCCAGGTGGGCCTGGCGCGTTCTATCCGCGTGGGCCACGACTGGGTGTGGCCCTACTACCGCGACCACACCCTGGGGCTGGCGATGGGCGTCCCTATGTACGAGCTGATCAGCCAGTGCCTGGGGACCAACTCCGACACCTGCCGCGGCCGTCAGATGCCCCACCACTTTGCCGCACAGGCGCAAAACTTCGTGTCTATCTCCAGCTCCATCGCCTCGCAGGTGCCCCCAGCGGCGGGCAACGCGATGGCTCAGAAGTATCTGGGCGTGGACGAGATTACGGTCTGCACCTTCGGCGACGGCGCCACCAGCGAAGGCGACTGGCATTCGGGCCTCAACATGGCGGGCGCCGCTCAGGCCCCCGCGCTGTTCGTGTGCGAGAACAACCAGTGGGCCATCAGCACCTCTATCCGTGAACAGACAGCCAGCGAGACCATCCACATCAAGGCCAAAGCTTACGGGATGCCCGGCTACTACGTGGACGGCAACGACATCGTGGCTGTCATGGAGGTGCTGACCCAGGTCGCCGAGCAAATTCGTGGGGGCGGCGGCCCCGCGCTTGTGGAGTGCCTCACCTACCGCGTGGGCTCTCACTCCAACGCCGACGCGGACGCCGAGAAGCATTACCGCACCCGTGAAGAAGTCGAGGAGTGGCTGGGCCGTGACCCGATCACCCGCGTGGAAAAACTGCTGGAGCATCTGGGCCATCCCATCAGCGCCGAGGAACGCGCCGAGCTGATCGCCCGAACGCACCGCGAGGTGGATGAGCAGGTCCTGCGGGCCGAGGCCACCGGCCAGCCCGACTGGCGCATTGTCTTTGAAGACGTCTACGCCGACCTGCCCGACCACCTGCGGCAGCAAGAAGCCTTCCTCCGCGCTGAACAGACCGGAGGCCAGGCATGA
- a CDS encoding aminotransferase class V-fold PLP-dependent enzyme: MDFAALRADLIGEGTVIRTPYGERRVTYADYVASGRALRSVEDRVASLALPLYANTHTEDSATGAHSTHLTHQAAEYVKGQLGGDQTCKLVFCGSGSTAAVRRMQDILGLAVGAHHREALLAGLPTSGRPVVFVGPYEHHSNDISWRETLAEVVEIPLCEKGNLDLDALVRALKQPQYAGRPKIGSFSAASNVTGLLTDTRSVARILHAHGAYAFFDFAASAPYVPIDMKPGQPDGYDAVFLSPHKFVGGPGTPGLLCFRQELYRLTVPSTAGGGTVSFVSRTRQIYVDDIEAREDAGTPAILGKIRTALAFKVKENLGTRALMDREHDLYALALARLRSNPRLRLLGNLDAPRLAFLSFLTFTSSGGGQLHPRLVVRLLNDLFGIQARGGCACAGPYGHALLRVDDQTSERYFQCALNHVDGVKPGWTRLNLAPWATDEEVAFLLDAVEFVAEYGERFVALYDFDWMSGAWTHPADTAPLDLFGAERPRQEAGPVPYAAYLAQAHTLAASLAPLGEGRPVPPQVPADLVFFVH, encoded by the coding sequence ATGGACTTCGCCGCGCTGCGCGCCGACCTGATCGGGGAAGGCACCGTCATCCGCACCCCCTACGGCGAGCGCCGCGTCACCTACGCCGACTACGTGGCCTCGGGCCGGGCACTGCGGAGTGTGGAAGACCGGGTGGCCTCTTTGGCCCTGCCGCTGTATGCCAACACCCACACCGAAGACAGCGCCACCGGCGCACATTCCACCCACCTGACCCATCAGGCCGCCGAGTATGTCAAAGGGCAGCTCGGCGGCGATCAGACCTGCAAGCTGGTGTTCTGCGGTTCGGGCAGCACCGCAGCGGTACGGCGCATGCAGGACATCCTGGGGCTGGCGGTGGGCGCCCATCACCGGGAGGCTCTACTGGCCGGCTTACCCACCAGCGGGCGCCCGGTGGTGTTCGTGGGGCCTTACGAGCACCACAGCAACGACATCAGCTGGCGCGAAACCCTGGCCGAGGTGGTCGAGATTCCTCTGTGCGAAAAGGGGAATCTCGACCTGGACGCCCTGGTCAGGGCCCTGAAGCAGCCCCAGTACGCCGGGCGGCCCAAGATCGGCTCGTTCAGCGCCGCCAGCAACGTCACGGGGCTGCTCACGGACACCCGGTCGGTGGCCCGCATTCTGCACGCGCATGGGGCCTATGCCTTCTTCGACTTTGCCGCCAGCGCGCCGTATGTCCCCATTGACATGAAGCCGGGACAACCCGACGGCTACGACGCTGTCTTCCTGAGCCCGCATAAGTTCGTGGGCGGGCCCGGCACACCAGGGCTGCTGTGTTTCCGGCAAGAGCTGTACCGCCTGACGGTCCCCAGTACGGCGGGCGGCGGCACCGTGAGCTTTGTCAGCCGCACCCGGCAGATTTATGTAGACGACATTGAGGCGCGGGAGGACGCTGGCACCCCCGCCATCCTGGGCAAGATTCGCACGGCCCTGGCCTTCAAGGTCAAGGAGAATCTGGGCACGCGGGCCCTGATGGACCGGGAACATGACCTGTACGCCCTCGCACTGGCCCGCCTGCGCTCCAACCCCCGGCTGCGCCTGCTGGGCAACCTGGACGCCCCCCGCCTGGCTTTCCTGTCGTTCCTGACCTTTACGAGCAGCGGCGGCGGGCAGTTGCACCCCCGCCTGGTGGTTCGCCTGCTGAACGACCTGTTCGGCATTCAGGCGCGCGGCGGCTGCGCCTGCGCTGGCCCCTACGGCCACGCCCTGCTGCGGGTGGATGACCAGACGAGCGAGCGCTACTTCCAGTGCGCGCTTAACCATGTGGACGGCGTTAAGCCCGGCTGGACCCGCCTGAACCTCGCCCCGTGGGCCACCGATGAAGAGGTGGCATTTCTGCTGGACGCCGTGGAATTTGTGGCTGAGTACGGCGAGCGCTTCGTGGCCCTCTACGACTTTGACTGGATGAGTGGGGCCTGGACCCACCCGGCCGATACAGCGCCGCTGGACCTGTTCGGCGCCGAGCGGCCCCGCCAGGAGGCTGGCCCCGTGCCCTACGCCGCCTATCTGGCGCAGGCGCACACGCTGGCCGCTTCGCTGGCGCCGCTGGGGGAGGGGAGACCGGTGCCGCCTCAGGTGCCAGCTGACCTCGTCTTCTTCGTGCATTAG
- the mnmG gene encoding tRNA uridine-5-carboxymethylaminomethyl(34) synthesis enzyme MnmG, which yields MSGWNVLIIGGGHAGLEAAWAAAKFSRVALLIGNPATVGRMPCNPAVGGPGKSQLVFEVQAMGGLMGRLADETAIHTRVLNASKGPAVQSLRVQNERDAYAERAQDVIFGHPNIEIVRGEAADLESDGRGGWLVVTTDGRRLPARSVVVAAGTFMRGVTWYGRQSRAEGRQGEPPSRFLSAPLARAGHVLKRYKTGTPPRVRADAVDFAALLEIPADPQPRGFTGTPGPRAAESPTWQTHTTPETHRLIHENLHESPMFAGDIEGLGPRYCPSIEDKVVRFAHHDRHLLFVEPDGVQTSEVYLQGFSSSLPPHLQDALVRTLPGFEQAVIQRYAYAVEYDVVDSLELTLNLESKLMPGVFAAGQINGTSGYEEAAAQGLIAGTAAARRALGEPERFVTRETGYLGVLLDELVFKGSNEPYRMMTSRVEHRLLVRQDNADERMTPLAHELGLVDGAELARVEEKYARVAAGVAALETQRVQGQTGDAWLRRPEFSLADVEALGLALPALSPAEREAVEIRVKYAGYIRRAEVQLRSEDRSRDLSLVGVDFAAIQALSNEAREKLGRAQPRTVEQASRISGVRHADISALLVHLKQQGVSREI from the coding sequence ATGAGCGGCTGGAATGTCCTGATCATAGGTGGTGGGCACGCGGGCTTGGAAGCGGCGTGGGCCGCTGCAAAGTTCTCGCGGGTGGCGCTGCTGATTGGCAACCCGGCCACGGTGGGGCGCATGCCCTGCAACCCGGCGGTGGGAGGCCCCGGCAAGAGTCAGCTGGTGTTTGAGGTGCAGGCGATGGGCGGCCTGATGGGCCGTCTGGCCGATGAAACGGCCATTCACACCCGCGTCTTGAATGCCAGTAAGGGGCCAGCGGTGCAGTCGCTGCGGGTGCAAAACGAGCGCGACGCCTATGCCGAGCGTGCCCAGGACGTGATTTTTGGGCACCCCAATATCGAGATTGTGCGGGGCGAAGCCGCCGACTTGGAGAGCGACGGCCGGGGCGGCTGGCTGGTCGTGACCACCGACGGGCGCCGCCTGCCCGCCCGCTCGGTGGTGGTGGCGGCTGGGACGTTCATGCGCGGCGTGACATGGTATGGCCGTCAGTCACGCGCCGAGGGGCGGCAGGGCGAGCCGCCCTCGCGTTTCCTCTCCGCGCCACTGGCCCGCGCGGGGCATGTGCTCAAGCGCTACAAGACTGGCACGCCGCCCCGTGTGCGCGCCGACGCGGTGGACTTTGCGGCCCTGCTGGAGATTCCAGCGGACCCGCAGCCGCGCGGCTTTACCGGCACGCCCGGCCCCCGCGCCGCCGAGTCACCCACCTGGCAGACCCACACCACCCCCGAAACCCACCGCCTGATTCACGAGAACCTCCACGAGTCGCCCATGTTTGCCGGTGACATTGAGGGCCTGGGGCCGCGCTACTGCCCCAGCATTGAGGACAAGGTGGTGCGGTTTGCCCACCATGACCGCCACCTGCTGTTCGTGGAGCCGGATGGGGTGCAGACCAGCGAGGTCTACCTCCAGGGGTTTAGCTCGTCACTGCCGCCGCACCTGCAAGACGCGCTCGTGCGGACCCTCCCCGGTTTTGAGCAGGCGGTGATTCAGCGTTACGCCTACGCGGTGGAATACGACGTGGTGGACTCGCTGGAACTGACGCTCAACCTGGAATCCAAGCTGATGCCCGGCGTGTTTGCGGCAGGCCAGATCAACGGCACCAGCGGCTATGAGGAGGCCGCCGCCCAGGGCCTGATTGCGGGCACGGCGGCGGCCCGCCGCGCCTTAGGCGAGCCCGAACGGTTCGTGACCCGAGAGACCGGTTACCTGGGTGTGCTGCTGGACGAATTGGTCTTCAAGGGCAGCAACGAGCCGTACCGCATGATGACCAGCCGGGTCGAACACCGCCTGCTGGTGCGTCAGGACAATGCGGATGAGCGGATGACGCCCCTGGCCCATGAGCTGGGGCTGGTAGACGGCGCCGAGCTGGCCCGAGTAGAGGAGAAATACGCGCGGGTGGCCGCCGGGGTGGCCGCGCTGGAAACCCAGCGGGTTCAGGGGCAAACTGGGGACGCCTGGTTGCGCCGACCCGAATTCTCGCTGGCCGATGTGGAAGCCCTGGGCCTCGCCCTGCCTGCTCTGTCACCTGCTGAACGGGAAGCCGTCGAGATTCGAGTGAAATATGCCGGCTACATTCGCCGGGCTGAGGTGCAGCTGCGCTCTGAGGACCGCTCACGAGATCTCAGCCTCGTGGGGGTGGACTTCGCTGCGATTCAGGCCCTCTCCAACGAAGCGCGCGAAAAGCTGGGCCGCGCCCAGCCGCGCACCGTGGAGCAGGCCAGCCGCATTTCTGGGGTCCGTCATGCTGACATCAGTGCGTTGCTGGTGCACTTAAAGCAGCAAGGTGTTTCACGGGAAATCTGA
- the rsmG gene encoding 16S rRNA (guanine(527)-N(7))-methyltransferase RsmG, which produces MTPEGEALLRQGADELNVTLDDARQAQFAALLTLLQEANTKVNLTALKTETDIILKHFVDSLSCLRGGHLEGAGRVLDLGTGAGFPALPLAIMRPDTIFLPLDSIRKKIDFVRGAAEALGLGNVQPQVGRAETLGRDPAHRDTYDRVVCRAVAALPVLAELALPLLRPGGLLVAQKGPIAEDELEAGGRAATELGGRMTKVDAFALPVLGDARTLVVVEKVGPSPSKYPRREGVPASQPLFWTAR; this is translated from the coding sequence GTGACGCCTGAAGGCGAGGCCCTGCTGCGCCAGGGGGCTGATGAGCTGAATGTAACGCTGGACGACGCCCGGCAGGCGCAGTTTGCCGCCCTGCTGACGCTGCTTCAGGAAGCCAACACGAAGGTCAACCTGACCGCCTTGAAAACAGAGACCGACATTATCCTCAAGCATTTCGTGGATTCCCTGAGTTGCCTGCGCGGCGGCCATCTGGAGGGCGCTGGGCGGGTGCTGGACCTTGGTACGGGGGCTGGCTTTCCAGCCCTGCCGCTGGCCATCATGCGGCCAGACACGATTTTTCTTCCCCTGGATTCCATCCGTAAAAAGATTGATTTCGTGCGGGGCGCCGCCGAGGCGCTGGGCCTGGGCAACGTGCAGCCGCAGGTAGGCCGCGCCGAGACCCTGGGCCGCGACCCCGCCCACCGCGACACGTACGACCGTGTGGTGTGCCGGGCCGTGGCGGCGCTGCCCGTGCTGGCCGAGCTGGCCCTGCCCCTGCTGCGCCCAGGCGGCCTGCTGGTCGCCCAGAAAGGGCCTATTGCCGAAGATGAGCTGGAGGCTGGCGGCCGCGCGGCCACAGAGTTGGGAGGCCGCATGACCAAGGTAGACGCCTTCGCTCTGCCGGTGCTCGGCGACGCCCGGACCCTTGTGGTGGTCGAGAAGGTTGGTCCGTCCCCCAGCAAATACCCCAGACGCGAAGGCGTACCGGCCTCGCAGCCGCTATTCTGGACGGCACGGTGA
- a CDS encoding ParA family protein, with product MRVLGIVNQKGGVGKTTTAVNLGAYLAAGGKRVLLLDMDPQGNATSGLGQRGAAAGLYEALGEPARAADYTVETSQPGLFLLPATPDLAGAGVELAEDPDALSRLLASIQGYDVVLVDAPPSLGPLTVNVLAAADALLIPLQAEYYALEGLAGLVETVERVQGGLNPRLKVLGVVLTMFDGRTNLSQEVESMVRQHFGELVFWSVVPRNVRLSEAPSFAKPINAFAPLSAGAAAYKRLSEEVMQRVEKI from the coding sequence GTGCGGGTGCTGGGCATCGTGAATCAGAAGGGAGGGGTGGGCAAGACCACCACCGCCGTGAACCTCGGGGCCTATCTGGCCGCCGGGGGCAAGCGGGTGCTTCTGCTGGACATGGACCCCCAGGGCAACGCCACGAGTGGCCTGGGCCAGCGCGGCGCAGCAGCCGGACTGTACGAGGCGCTGGGCGAGCCTGCTCGCGCTGCCGACTACACCGTGGAAACCAGCCAGCCGGGCCTCTTCCTGCTGCCCGCCACGCCGGACCTGGCCGGAGCGGGGGTGGAACTGGCCGAGGACCCCGACGCCCTGAGCCGCCTGCTGGCGTCTATTCAGGGGTACGACGTGGTGCTGGTGGACGCGCCGCCCAGCCTGGGGCCGCTGACGGTCAATGTGCTGGCGGCGGCCGACGCGCTGCTGATTCCCTTGCAGGCCGAGTATTACGCCCTGGAGGGCCTGGCAGGTCTGGTGGAAACCGTGGAGCGGGTGCAGGGCGGCCTGAATCCCCGTCTGAAGGTGCTGGGCGTGGTGCTGACCATGTTTGACGGCCGCACCAACCTCTCGCAGGAAGTCGAGAGCATGGTGCGCCAGCACTTTGGAGAGCTGGTGTTCTGGTCGGTGGTGCCGCGCAATGTGCGCCTGTCCGAAGCGCCCAGCTTTGCCAAGCCGATTAACGCCTTTGCGCCGCTGTCGGCCGGGGCCGCCGCCTACAAGCGCCTGAGTGAGGAGGTGATGCAGCGTGTCGAAAAAATCTAG